In Monodelphis domestica isolate mMonDom1 chromosome 4, mMonDom1.pri, whole genome shotgun sequence, one DNA window encodes the following:
- the NOP53 gene encoding ribosome biogenesis protein NOP53 isoform X1 — translation MKKATWRPARRRQPEVRVWVSGSPPDIRCRKYDLRSFCNMVGGRGPKRDAGDSGFLGFRSGSVDPGTVRRRRRGPRNKKRGWRRLAEEPLGQEVDTFLEDVRLQERATGGLLSETPDENLFFVDKGRGEEDSKIKQDLKKSFWIDRVLESNSKVPSPKNILAHQVPNGKKLKRKQRLWEHLAQQGKQPREVRKAQARLLQPPTPKTPPSDPADRPFYDLWAQDNPLDRPLVGQDTFFLEQTKKKGVKRPRRLQTKPSQAPAVEVIPSGGSYNPSFQAHQALLQEAHEVELQRQKVEEKLSRQLAFPTVDKAPTQESAFKELCEGLLEESDEETPAEPGDGDADGPAPRPPGPEKKTEQQRRREKEARKLKAQQAAERAARKRRQEVFQLRGIRLQVAQRLTELARRRERRRLKRLAEDEKPRRLGRLKYQAPDIDVQLSTELADSLRKLKPEGSILRDRFKSFQRRNMIEPRERARFKRKYKVKLVEKRAFREMQL, via the exons ATGAAAAAAGCCACTTGGAGACCAGCTA GGCGGCGGCAGCCGGAAGTACGGGTTTGGGTGAGCGGCTCGCCGCCGGATATCCGGTGTCGCAAATACGATCTTCGTTCCTTTTGCAACATGGTGGGTGGCCGGGGCCCCAAGCGCGATGCGGGAGATTCGGGGTTCCTGGGATTTCGTTCCGGGTCGGTGGACCCAGGGACTGTGAGGCGGCGACGACGGGGGCCACGGAACAAGAAGCGGGGCTGGCGGCGACTTGCCGAAGAGCCGCTGGGGCAGGAAGTAGACACGTTTCTGGAGGACGTGCGCCTGCAGGAGCGCGCGACCGG GGGCCTGCTCTCCGAGACTCCGGATGAAAACCTCTTCTTTGTGGATAAGGGACGCGGGGAAGAAG ACTCGAAGATAAAGCAGGACTTGAAGAAATCTTTTTGGATTGACCGGGTTTTAGAGTCAAACTCCAAAGTACCTTCCCCAAAGAA CATCCTTGCCCACCAGGTCCCCAATGGGAAGAAACTGAAACGCAAACAGCGCTTGTGGGAACACCTGGCTCAGCAGGGAAAGCAGCCCCGGGAGGTGCGGAAAGCCCAGGCCAGACTGCTTCAGCCCCCAACCCCAAAGACCCCACCCTCTGACCCAGCTGACCGGCCTTTCTATGACCTCTGGGCCCAGGACA ATCCTCTGGACCGCCCCTTAGTGGGACAGGACACCTTCTTCTTGGAACAGACAAAGAAGAAGGGAGTAAAG CGACCTCGGCGACTACAGACCAAACCCTCTCAAGCCCCGGCTGTGGAAGTGATACCTTCTGGAGGCTCTTATAATCCTTCATTCCAGGCCCACCAG GCCCTGCTCCAGGAAGCCCATGAAGTAGAGCTCCAGAGGCAGAAGGTGGAAGAGAAGCTCAGTCGTCAGCTGGCCTTCCCTACTGTGGATAAGGCCCCCACCCAG GAGTCGGCATTCAAGGAGCTGTGTGAGGGGCTGTTGGAGGAGTCGGATGAGGAGACTCCTGCAGAGCCAGGAGATGGGGATGCCGATGGCCCGGCACCCAGACCCCCAGGCCCAGAGAAGAAGACGGAGCagcagaggaggagggagaaggaggctCGGAAGCTG AAAGCCCAGCAGGCTGCAGAACGAGCAGCTCGAAAGAGGCGCCAGGAAGTGTTCCAGCTTCGAGGCATCAGACTGCAGGTGGCTCAGCGGCTGACAGAGCTGGCCCGGCGGCGAGAGAGACGGAGACTAAAGCGGCTGGCCGAGGATGAGAAACCCCGACGACTGGGGCGGCTTAA GTATCAGGCTCCTGACATTGATGTACAGCTTAGCACTGAACTGGCTGATTCCTTGAGGAAACTAAAG CCTGAGGGCAGCATTCTTCGGGACCGTTTTAAGAGTTTCCAACGAAGAAACATGATTGAGCCTAGAGAAAGAGCCAG GTTCAAGCGGAAATACAAGGTCAAGCTTGTGGAGAAACGGGCCTTCCGAGAAATGCA GTTATAG
- the NOP53 gene encoding ribosome biogenesis protein NOP53 isoform X2, with translation MKKATWRPARRRQPEVRVWVSGSPPDIRCRKYDLRSFCNMVGGRGPKRDAGDSGFLGFRSGSVDPGTVRRRRRGPRNKKRGWRRLAEEPLGQEVDTFLEDVRLQERATGGLLSETPDENLFFVDKGRGEEDSKIKQDLKKSFWIDRVLESNSKVPSPKNILAHQVPNGKKLKRKQRLWEHLAQQGKQPREVRKAQARLLQPPTPKTPPSDPADRPFYDLWAQDNPLDRPLVGQDTFFLEQTKKKGVKRPRRLQTKPSQAPAVEVIPSGGSYNPSFQAHQALLQEAHEVELQRQKVEEKLSRQLAFPTVDKAPTQESAFKELCEGLLEESDEETPAEPGDGDADGPAPRPPGPEKKTEQQRRREKEARKLKAQQAAERAARKRRQEVFQLRGIRLQVAQRLTELARRRERRRLKRLAEDEKPRRLGRLKYQAPDIDVQLSTELADSLRKLKPEGSILRDRFKSFQRRNMIEPRERARFKRKYKVKLVEKRAFREMQ, from the exons ATGAAAAAAGCCACTTGGAGACCAGCTA GGCGGCGGCAGCCGGAAGTACGGGTTTGGGTGAGCGGCTCGCCGCCGGATATCCGGTGTCGCAAATACGATCTTCGTTCCTTTTGCAACATGGTGGGTGGCCGGGGCCCCAAGCGCGATGCGGGAGATTCGGGGTTCCTGGGATTTCGTTCCGGGTCGGTGGACCCAGGGACTGTGAGGCGGCGACGACGGGGGCCACGGAACAAGAAGCGGGGCTGGCGGCGACTTGCCGAAGAGCCGCTGGGGCAGGAAGTAGACACGTTTCTGGAGGACGTGCGCCTGCAGGAGCGCGCGACCGG GGGCCTGCTCTCCGAGACTCCGGATGAAAACCTCTTCTTTGTGGATAAGGGACGCGGGGAAGAAG ACTCGAAGATAAAGCAGGACTTGAAGAAATCTTTTTGGATTGACCGGGTTTTAGAGTCAAACTCCAAAGTACCTTCCCCAAAGAA CATCCTTGCCCACCAGGTCCCCAATGGGAAGAAACTGAAACGCAAACAGCGCTTGTGGGAACACCTGGCTCAGCAGGGAAAGCAGCCCCGGGAGGTGCGGAAAGCCCAGGCCAGACTGCTTCAGCCCCCAACCCCAAAGACCCCACCCTCTGACCCAGCTGACCGGCCTTTCTATGACCTCTGGGCCCAGGACA ATCCTCTGGACCGCCCCTTAGTGGGACAGGACACCTTCTTCTTGGAACAGACAAAGAAGAAGGGAGTAAAG CGACCTCGGCGACTACAGACCAAACCCTCTCAAGCCCCGGCTGTGGAAGTGATACCTTCTGGAGGCTCTTATAATCCTTCATTCCAGGCCCACCAG GCCCTGCTCCAGGAAGCCCATGAAGTAGAGCTCCAGAGGCAGAAGGTGGAAGAGAAGCTCAGTCGTCAGCTGGCCTTCCCTACTGTGGATAAGGCCCCCACCCAG GAGTCGGCATTCAAGGAGCTGTGTGAGGGGCTGTTGGAGGAGTCGGATGAGGAGACTCCTGCAGAGCCAGGAGATGGGGATGCCGATGGCCCGGCACCCAGACCCCCAGGCCCAGAGAAGAAGACGGAGCagcagaggaggagggagaaggaggctCGGAAGCTG AAAGCCCAGCAGGCTGCAGAACGAGCAGCTCGAAAGAGGCGCCAGGAAGTGTTCCAGCTTCGAGGCATCAGACTGCAGGTGGCTCAGCGGCTGACAGAGCTGGCCCGGCGGCGAGAGAGACGGAGACTAAAGCGGCTGGCCGAGGATGAGAAACCCCGACGACTGGGGCGGCTTAA GTATCAGGCTCCTGACATTGATGTACAGCTTAGCACTGAACTGGCTGATTCCTTGAGGAAACTAAAG CCTGAGGGCAGCATTCTTCGGGACCGTTTTAAGAGTTTCCAACGAAGAAACATGATTGAGCCTAGAGAAAGAGCCAG GTTCAAGCGGAAATACAAGGTCAAGCTTGTGGAGAAACGGGCCTTCCGAGAAATGCAGTGA